A region of Vigna radiata var. radiata cultivar VC1973A chromosome 10, Vradiata_ver6, whole genome shotgun sequence DNA encodes the following proteins:
- the LOC106776106 gene encoding trihelix transcription factor ASIL2 isoform X2 encodes MPDFNDSIAPPSRPVPVREDCWSEEASSTLVDAWGRRYLELNRGNLRQKDWQDVADAVNALHGHTKKTHRTDVQCKNRIDTIKKKYKIEKARVSSSNGTLSSSWPFYERLDALIGPNFNAKKPPSSSPSPSPPVALPLLPHRKNPSSSPAIAVTPTAVALPQKRSAAAAAMDEGYFRRNYSAVAAAAAAAEADEDEEEEEEEEADDVEEEEDEDEGRGSEVEEGEKEREGMRRLAKAIERFGEVYERVEGQKLRQMVDLEKQRMQFAKDLEVQRMQMFMDTQVQLERIKRGKRSGSNGTTHYLLEERRITSSYS; translated from the exons ATGCCCGACTTTAACGACTCCATCGCGCCGCCGTCGCGCCCCGTCCCCGTTCGCGAGGACTGCTGGTCCGAGGAGGCCTCTTCCACGCTTGTTGACGCCTGGGGCCGACGCTACCTCGAGCTCAACCGCGGCAACCTCCGCCAGAAGGATTGGCAGGATGTTGCCGATGCTGTCAACGCGCTCCACGGACACACCAAGAAGACGCACCGCACAGACGTCCAGTGCAAGAACCGCATCGATACCATAAAGAAGAAGTACAAGATCGAGAAGGCTAGGGTTTCGTCCTCCAACGGTACTCTCTCTTCCTCCTGGCCATTCTACGAACGATTGGATGCTCTGATTGGCCCTAATTTCAACGCCAAGAAACCTCCTTCCTCCTCGCCGTCTCCTTCGCCGCCTGTGGCTCTTCCGCTGCTTCCGCATCGGAAGAACCCTTCCTCCTCGCCTGCGATTGCGGTGACACCGACGGCCGTCGCGCTGCCTCAGAAGCGCTCCGCCGCTGCGGCGGCGATGGACGAGGGTTATTTCAGAAGGAATTACTCCGCTGTTGCTGCGGCTGCGGCGGCTGCGGAGGCTGACGAAGacgaggaggaagaggaagaggaggaggcgGACGatgtggaggaggaggaggacgaAGATGAAGGGAGGGGGAGCGAGGTGGAGGAAGGGGAGAAGGAGAGGGAAGGGATGAGGAGGCTGGCGAAGGCGATAGAGAGGTTTGGTGAAGTGTATGAGAGAGTGGAGGGTCAGAAGCTGAGGCAGATGGTGGATTTGGAGAAACAGAGGATGCAGTTTGCTAAAGATCTCGAAGTTCAGAGGATGCAGATGTTTATGGACACACAGGTTCAGCTCGAGAGAATTAAGCGCGGGAAACGATCTGGCTCTAACG GTACGACACATTATTTGCTTGAAGAAAGGAGGATAACG TCGTCATATTCATAA
- the LOC106776106 gene encoding trihelix transcription factor ASIL2 isoform X1, with amino-acid sequence MPDFNDSIAPPSRPVPVREDCWSEEASSTLVDAWGRRYLELNRGNLRQKDWQDVADAVNALHGHTKKTHRTDVQCKNRIDTIKKKYKIEKARVSSSNGTLSSSWPFYERLDALIGPNFNAKKPPSSSPSPSPPVALPLLPHRKNPSSSPAIAVTPTAVALPQKRSAAAAAMDEGYFRRNYSAVAAAAAAAEADEDEEEEEEEEADDVEEEEDEDEGRGSEVEEGEKEREGMRRLAKAIERFGEVYERVEGQKLRQMVDLEKQRMQFAKDLEVQRMQMFMDTQVQLERIKRGKRSGSNGTTHYLLEERRITICIASLVKWAMVG; translated from the exons ATGCCCGACTTTAACGACTCCATCGCGCCGCCGTCGCGCCCCGTCCCCGTTCGCGAGGACTGCTGGTCCGAGGAGGCCTCTTCCACGCTTGTTGACGCCTGGGGCCGACGCTACCTCGAGCTCAACCGCGGCAACCTCCGCCAGAAGGATTGGCAGGATGTTGCCGATGCTGTCAACGCGCTCCACGGACACACCAAGAAGACGCACCGCACAGACGTCCAGTGCAAGAACCGCATCGATACCATAAAGAAGAAGTACAAGATCGAGAAGGCTAGGGTTTCGTCCTCCAACGGTACTCTCTCTTCCTCCTGGCCATTCTACGAACGATTGGATGCTCTGATTGGCCCTAATTTCAACGCCAAGAAACCTCCTTCCTCCTCGCCGTCTCCTTCGCCGCCTGTGGCTCTTCCGCTGCTTCCGCATCGGAAGAACCCTTCCTCCTCGCCTGCGATTGCGGTGACACCGACGGCCGTCGCGCTGCCTCAGAAGCGCTCCGCCGCTGCGGCGGCGATGGACGAGGGTTATTTCAGAAGGAATTACTCCGCTGTTGCTGCGGCTGCGGCGGCTGCGGAGGCTGACGAAGacgaggaggaagaggaagaggaggaggcgGACGatgtggaggaggaggaggacgaAGATGAAGGGAGGGGGAGCGAGGTGGAGGAAGGGGAGAAGGAGAGGGAAGGGATGAGGAGGCTGGCGAAGGCGATAGAGAGGTTTGGTGAAGTGTATGAGAGAGTGGAGGGTCAGAAGCTGAGGCAGATGGTGGATTTGGAGAAACAGAGGATGCAGTTTGCTAAAGATCTCGAAGTTCAGAGGATGCAGATGTTTATGGACACACAGGTTCAGCTCGAGAGAATTAAGCGCGGGAAACGATCTGGCTCTAACG GTACGACACATTATTTGCTTGAAGAAAGGAGGATAACG ATATGTATAGCTAGCCTGGTGAAGTGGGCGATGGTTGGATGA
- the LOC106776106 gene encoding trihelix transcription factor ASIL2 isoform X4, with amino-acid sequence MPDFNDSIAPPSRPVPVREDCWSEEASSTLVDAWGRRYLELNRGNLRQKDWQDVADAVNALHGHTKKTHRTDVQCKNRIDTIKKKYKIEKARVSSSNGTLSSSWPFYERLDALIGPNFNAKKPPSSSPSPSPPVALPLLPHRKNPSSSPAIAVTPTAVALPQKRSAAAAAMDEGYFRRNYSAVAAAAAAAEADEDEEEEEEEEADDVEEEEDEDEGRGSEVEEGEKEREGMRRLAKAIERFGEVYERVEGQKLRQMVDLEKQRMQFAKDLEVQRMQMFMDTQVQLERIKRGKRSGSNDMYS; translated from the exons ATGCCCGACTTTAACGACTCCATCGCGCCGCCGTCGCGCCCCGTCCCCGTTCGCGAGGACTGCTGGTCCGAGGAGGCCTCTTCCACGCTTGTTGACGCCTGGGGCCGACGCTACCTCGAGCTCAACCGCGGCAACCTCCGCCAGAAGGATTGGCAGGATGTTGCCGATGCTGTCAACGCGCTCCACGGACACACCAAGAAGACGCACCGCACAGACGTCCAGTGCAAGAACCGCATCGATACCATAAAGAAGAAGTACAAGATCGAGAAGGCTAGGGTTTCGTCCTCCAACGGTACTCTCTCTTCCTCCTGGCCATTCTACGAACGATTGGATGCTCTGATTGGCCCTAATTTCAACGCCAAGAAACCTCCTTCCTCCTCGCCGTCTCCTTCGCCGCCTGTGGCTCTTCCGCTGCTTCCGCATCGGAAGAACCCTTCCTCCTCGCCTGCGATTGCGGTGACACCGACGGCCGTCGCGCTGCCTCAGAAGCGCTCCGCCGCTGCGGCGGCGATGGACGAGGGTTATTTCAGAAGGAATTACTCCGCTGTTGCTGCGGCTGCGGCGGCTGCGGAGGCTGACGAAGacgaggaggaagaggaagaggaggaggcgGACGatgtggaggaggaggaggacgaAGATGAAGGGAGGGGGAGCGAGGTGGAGGAAGGGGAGAAGGAGAGGGAAGGGATGAGGAGGCTGGCGAAGGCGATAGAGAGGTTTGGTGAAGTGTATGAGAGAGTGGAGGGTCAGAAGCTGAGGCAGATGGTGGATTTGGAGAAACAGAGGATGCAGTTTGCTAAAGATCTCGAAGTTCAGAGGATGCAGATGTTTATGGACACACAGGTTCAGCTCGAGAGAATTAAGCGCGGGAAACGATCTGGCTCTAACG ATATGTATAGCTAG
- the LOC106776106 gene encoding trihelix transcription factor ASIL2 isoform X3 — protein sequence MPDFNDSIAPPSRPVPVREDCWSEEASSTLVDAWGRRYLELNRGNLRQKDWQDVADAVNALHGHTKKTHRTDVQCKNRIDTIKKKYKIEKARVSSSNGTLSSSWPFYERLDALIGPNFNAKKPPSSSPSPSPPVALPLLPHRKNPSSSPAIAVTPTAVALPQKRSAAAAAMDEGYFRRNYSAVAAAAAAAEADEDEEEEEEEEADDVEEEEDEDEGRGSEVEEGEKEREGMRRLAKAIERFGEVYERVEGQKLRQMVDLEKQRMQFAKDLEVQRMQMFMDTQVQLERIKRGKRSGSNGTTHYLLEERRITVS from the exons ATGCCCGACTTTAACGACTCCATCGCGCCGCCGTCGCGCCCCGTCCCCGTTCGCGAGGACTGCTGGTCCGAGGAGGCCTCTTCCACGCTTGTTGACGCCTGGGGCCGACGCTACCTCGAGCTCAACCGCGGCAACCTCCGCCAGAAGGATTGGCAGGATGTTGCCGATGCTGTCAACGCGCTCCACGGACACACCAAGAAGACGCACCGCACAGACGTCCAGTGCAAGAACCGCATCGATACCATAAAGAAGAAGTACAAGATCGAGAAGGCTAGGGTTTCGTCCTCCAACGGTACTCTCTCTTCCTCCTGGCCATTCTACGAACGATTGGATGCTCTGATTGGCCCTAATTTCAACGCCAAGAAACCTCCTTCCTCCTCGCCGTCTCCTTCGCCGCCTGTGGCTCTTCCGCTGCTTCCGCATCGGAAGAACCCTTCCTCCTCGCCTGCGATTGCGGTGACACCGACGGCCGTCGCGCTGCCTCAGAAGCGCTCCGCCGCTGCGGCGGCGATGGACGAGGGTTATTTCAGAAGGAATTACTCCGCTGTTGCTGCGGCTGCGGCGGCTGCGGAGGCTGACGAAGacgaggaggaagaggaagaggaggaggcgGACGatgtggaggaggaggaggacgaAGATGAAGGGAGGGGGAGCGAGGTGGAGGAAGGGGAGAAGGAGAGGGAAGGGATGAGGAGGCTGGCGAAGGCGATAGAGAGGTTTGGTGAAGTGTATGAGAGAGTGGAGGGTCAGAAGCTGAGGCAGATGGTGGATTTGGAGAAACAGAGGATGCAGTTTGCTAAAGATCTCGAAGTTCAGAGGATGCAGATGTTTATGGACACACAGGTTCAGCTCGAGAGAATTAAGCGCGGGAAACGATCTGGCTCTAACG GTACGACACATTATTTGCTTGAAGAAAGGAGGATAACGGTGAGTTAA
- the LOC106774454 gene encoding protein LIGHT-DEPENDENT SHORT HYPOCOTYLS 10: MSTQMHNQAPSSSRAVVAVASDQRHQQQVPAPLSRYESQKRRDWNTFGQYLKNQTPPVSLSQCNFNHVLEFLRYLDQFGKTKVHLHGCIFFGQPDPPAPCTCPLRQAWGSLDALIGRLRAAYEEHGGSPETNPFGSGAIRVYLREVKECQAKARGIPYTKKKKKKNQLKGPHHPPKSLKQLAT; the protein is encoded by the coding sequence ATGTCCACCCAAATGCACAACCAAGCACCCTCATCGTCAAGGGCTGTCGTCGCCGTCGCCTCTGATCAGCGCCATCAGCAGCAGGTCCCCGCCCCTCTCAGCCGCTACGAATCGCAGAAGCGCCGAGACTGGAACACCTTTGGACAGTACCTCAAGAACCAGACACCGCCAGTTTCTCTTTCCCAGTGTAACTTCAACCACGTCCTCGAGTTCCTTCGTTATCTGGACCAGTTCGGAAAAACGAAGGTTCACCTCCACGGTTGCATCTTCTTTGGGCAGCCCGATCCGCCGGCGCCATGCACCTGTCCTCTGAGACAGGCATGGGGGAGTCTTGATGCGCTCATCGGACGGCTTCGGGCGGCCTACGAAGAGCACGGAGGGTCGCCGGAGACCAACCCCTTTGGCAGCGGAGCTATTCGCGTGTACCTTCGTGAGGTGAAGGAGTGTCAAGCAAAGGCAAGAGGCATCCCTTAcaccaagaaaaagaagaagaagaaccaacTTAAGGGCCCTCATCACCCTCCCAAGTCCCTCAAGCAATTGGCTACTTGA